TCGGCAGGCGCTTACATCAGCCCTGCCGACCGCAGGAATTGACGGACGATCTCACTTTGCCATTTCACCCTTAAGGAATAATCCAGGCTCCAGCAGGTCTCCACTGTCACTGCCCTGGCGTCAACCAGGCGCTGGCAGGCCATCCGGAAGGTTCCGGCGCGTTCCCGGTGCCGCAGGTTGAAGTGGTATGCCTTATTGGCAATAGTCAGATTCATCCGCCCGATGATCCGCTTCGCCGTGCCCCCGGCCCGGCTGGCCTGGCTGATAATCAGGCTCTGGCCGACCCGCTTCGGGTTCAGCTGGGACAGCCCGTTGGCTTCATGGAGATCAAGCACCCAGGAAGGGCGGTAACGCAAGGCAAGCTGCCATATCGCTGCGGACAGCGGATGTCTGGCCTGGCTTCCGGGGCCACGCGGAAATGTACGGTTCAGATCGGGCTGTCCGCGGATTCCCTTACGCCGTGCGATCTGGTTCGCCAGCGGAACGATGATCAGCTTCCCCTGGCGCAGCTTCATCTCCCCCCGGCTGAACCTTCCGGCGATGCCCTGGGCGGCGCGGCTGCTTGCCGGCTCATTCCCGTGGACACCAGAGAGGATCATGAATACAGGACCGGGAGCCCCGCTGCTGATGACATAATAAGGTGTAGCATATGGCGTTCCTGCTGCCAGCGTATGCTTCTCTACTGACACTGTGGTTCACCTCCTGTGGATCATGTGGACGATGGAATACATGAAGTAGGACAACAGCAATGGTTACACAGTACTGTATGCGGATTACTCACAGGGGATTGGACATATAGGACAGGAACAGAATTTTCGGGCCCGCTATACAACCCAAAAAAGCCGGAATGTCCTGTAAGGACATTCCGGCTCATTGGCTTGATATGTTAAATACTAATAGAATACAACCTTATTCTTCCCGGTGGACTTCGCTTCATAGAGCGCCTTCTCTGCCTTGGCGATGAAGTCAGACGGTCGGTCTGAGGGAACCGGCACCTTCAGCACTCCGCCGATGCTTACGGTAACGACTCCTTCCTCTTCATAGCGGTCACGGGGAATCTGCAGCTCCTGGACGCTTTGGCGGGCGGCTTCAGCCAGCTCCTCTGCCTGTTCTTGCGAGGCTCCGGCCATCGTCACGATAAAGTTCGCGCCGCTGAACCGGGCCACGAAGCCCCCATAGCTCATTCCAATAATGTTCAGTACGTCAGCCACCGACTGGATGCACAGATCACCGCCTTTTAATCCGTGGACAGCATTATAGGCATGGAAGTCATCGATGTCGATGGACAGCAGCAGCAGCGGCTCCTGCAGGTTCCTCTCATCCTCCCAGCGCTGATCCAGCTCATTCTCCAGCGCCTGCCGGTTCGGCAGATCGGTCAGAGAATCTGTAGTCAGGTAGCTCTGCATCTGAGTGGCCGCATCAGCATACGCTTCGCCCTTCGCTTCTGCCCCTGTCCCAGGACTTAAGACTGCCATCACCGACGGTTTGCCGCCATGGACAACAGATGCGAGGCTCAAGGATAATTCCAGCGGCGCTCCTTCCCCGTTCACGAATTGGCCCTGGCCGGATACGAACTGGGTCACATTCCTGCTTAAGTTCTGGAAGTGCTGCTGCAGGTCAGGGCGGTAGGTGCCATGCACATAATTCAGGAACGGCTGCCCGACCAGGGAGCTGCCCTTCTCTTCACCAAGCAGCTCCTGAGCCCGGTTATTGCAATAGGTAATCACATCATCCGTGATCATCAGGAACGCTACCGGAGACAGCTCCATCAGCTGCAGATAACGCTGTTCATTGTGACGGAGCGTACGGGCATTCTGCAGGGCCTGCTCTTCCGCCTGACGAAGCTGGTTCTCGGTCTGTGCGCGCAGGATGGATTTGAGCTGCGGCAGAATATTCAGATGCTGCTCCCTCCAGGGAAGAGAGGTCGACTGGACCACCTGCCGCCATTTCTCGAATGACTTCCGTGGAGACAGCCGCATGGTGTCACCTTCCTGGATGACCGCCTTGGCCGGATCGCCGGCCCAGTCTACAATCTCCACCACTTCCGGGCGGAACCAGATCATGTAATTCTGATGGCCCGGGGTCAGGGCAAGATAGATGACACCTGAGGCCGTGTTCTTGTAAGCCTTCGCGGACTCATATTCCAGACTGAGCTTGGAGGTGCAATAGGTGTAATCCTTCGCCTTGCCGGACAGCCAGCCGGCAAGCTCCCGTACCTGCTCCCGCGAAGGCGTCGCTCCGAACAGCATCAGCTTATCCTGGTAGCAGACCGCTGCACCGGAAGCCTCCATCAGCTCCAGCAGGGTCTGTTCTTCCTCTACCAGCTGCTCAATGATACTGGATGAGCTGGTATGGCCTGTGAAAATATCGACAATCCGCATTGCCTTGGTCCGTACCTCCAGCTCAGTCTGATAGTTATCCAGCTGCTGGCGCTGGAACAGCTCGCTGGAGAAGAAAGCCCCCAGGAAGTTGCACAGATTGCGGATGCGGTGAGGCACATATCTCGGGGAATAGTGATGGCAGGTGATCAGTCCCCATAGCTTATTGTTGTTAATCAGGGAGATGGTTGTAGTCGCCCCCACCCCCATATTCTGCAAGTATTCAATATGGAGCGGGGAGACGCTGCGCAGGATGGAGAGGCTGAGGTTGAGCGGCTTGCCGGTCAGCGGCTGAAGCACAGGGGTAATCGGCACGGGGAGATAGTTCACATCCACGATGGTCCGCAGCCAGTTGCGCA
This region of Paenibacillus sp. FSL K6-1096 genomic DNA includes:
- a CDS encoding diguanylate cyclase, producing MADFKAQNENQPLNRTLLNETGLSPKEAVDLTNCEKEPIHIPGLIQPHGVLLAVTQDQDNLIVQASWNTDVLLGTAADALLGTPMADLIGPGQLAMLLVRSVNAKETADLQYTVIQIEVRGVPEDFFCIIHESEGLMIVELEPASISESDSANDYDWIRTFFGRLKHTSNRLEASQAAAEQVKEMLGYDRVMIYEFDEQWNGKVIAEAKEEGLEPFLGHHYPASDIPKQARELYLRNWLRTIVDVNYLPVPITPVLQPLTGKPLNLSLSILRSVSPLHIEYLQNMGVGATTTISLINNNKLWGLITCHHYSPRYVPHRIRNLCNFLGAFFSSELFQRQQLDNYQTELEVRTKAMRIVDIFTGHTSSSSIIEQLVEEEQTLLELMEASGAAVCYQDKLMLFGATPSREQVRELAGWLSGKAKDYTYCTSKLSLEYESAKAYKNTASGVIYLALTPGHQNYMIWFRPEVVEIVDWAGDPAKAVIQEGDTMRLSPRKSFEKWRQVVQSTSLPWREQHLNILPQLKSILRAQTENQLRQAEEQALQNARTLRHNEQRYLQLMELSPVAFLMITDDVITYCNNRAQELLGEEKGSSLVGQPFLNYVHGTYRPDLQQHFQNLSRNVTQFVSGQGQFVNGEGAPLELSLSLASVVHGGKPSVMAVLSPGTGAEAKGEAYADAATQMQSYLTTDSLTDLPNRQALENELDQRWEDERNLQEPLLLLSIDIDDFHAYNAVHGLKGGDLCIQSVADVLNIIGMSYGGFVARFSGANFIVTMAGASQEQAEELAEAARQSVQELQIPRDRYEEEGVVTVSIGGVLKVPVPSDRPSDFIAKAEKALYEAKSTGKNKVVFY
- a CDS encoding succinylglutamate desuccinylase/aspartoacylase family protein; amino-acid sequence: MSVEKHTLAAGTPYATPYYVISSGAPGPVFMILSGVHGNEPASSRAAQGIAGRFSRGEMKLRQGKLIIVPLANQIARRKGIRGQPDLNRTFPRGPGSQARHPLSAAIWQLALRYRPSWVLDLHEANGLSQLNPKRVGQSLIISQASRAGGTAKRIIGRMNLTIANKAYHFNLRHRERAGTFRMACQRLVDARAVTVETCWSLDYSLRVKWQSEIVRQFLRSAGLM